From Enterococcus wangshanyuanii, the proteins below share one genomic window:
- a CDS encoding ImmA/IrrE family metallo-endopeptidase — MNWIEEEVEKVIKKCGTANPYEIAKAFDITISYHPLPKGHKGYSALHKRIRHIVLADNMTQNETLAVLCHELGHSFLHPGINTTFFKDIASSSFESGVEYEANSFMFYLISKNIDINQFPSVYSFLNYINMPYSMEPYLENLIEGELQ, encoded by the coding sequence TTGAATTGGATTGAAGAAGAGGTTGAAAAAGTGATTAAGAAATGCGGTACAGCAAATCCTTATGAAATTGCTAAAGCATTTGATATCACAATCTCTTATCACCCTCTACCTAAAGGTCATAAAGGTTACAGTGCTTTACATAAAAGAATTAGGCATATCGTCCTTGCGGATAATATGACACAAAATGAAACGTTGGCCGTTTTATGTCACGAGCTCGGACACTCATTCCTGCATCCAGGAATAAATACTACATTTTTCAAAGATATAGCTAGTTCGAGCTTTGAATCAGGAGTTGAGTACGAAGCCAATTCTTTCATGTTCTATTTAATCAGCAAAAATATTGACATAAATCAATTTCCTTCTGTTTATAGCTTTCTCAATTACATAAATATGCCATATTCTATGGAACCATATTTAGAAAATCTAATTGAAGGAGAGTTACAATGA
- a CDS encoding ImmA/IrrE family metallo-endopeptidase, with product MTMRIDYKIIEEIAETAHDLLFGENTDYCNLPNYLKAFGVNIGYAELENDMSGYLRADGENPPQIVVNVNDSKSRQLFTMAHELGHLLLHYKWSPGKDVGINDIVEVTMYRNGTYQTKEQTQKEVEANQFAAAFLMPKSKVAKLIIDESHRLERKLEQSEAIVLISSTFGVSQQAASIRLKNILKG from the coding sequence ATGACTATGCGTATTGATTACAAGATAATAGAAGAAATTGCTGAGACGGCTCATGATTTATTATTTGGTGAAAATACAGACTACTGCAATCTTCCAAATTATTTGAAGGCATTTGGTGTAAATATCGGTTATGCTGAACTAGAAAATGATATGTCAGGATATTTACGAGCTGATGGAGAAAACCCTCCTCAAATAGTCGTAAATGTTAATGACTCAAAAAGCAGACAGTTATTTACAATGGCTCATGAACTAGGCCACTTATTATTACATTATAAATGGTCTCCAGGAAAAGATGTGGGTATTAATGATATTGTTGAGGTAACCATGTACCGAAACGGAACATATCAAACGAAGGAACAAACACAAAAAGAAGTCGAAGCAAATCAATTTGCTGCTGCATTTTTGATGCCAAAAAGTAAAGTAGCCAAATTAATCATTGATGAATCACATCGATTAGAAAGAAAATTAGAACAAAGTGAAGCTATAGTGCTTATTTCTTCTACTTTTGGTGTTTCTCAACAAGCTGCTAGTATTAGATTAAAGAATATATTAAAAGGATAA
- the rpsI gene encoding 30S ribosomal protein S9 gives MAQVQYSGTGRRKKSVARVRLVPGTGKITVNKKDVEEYIPHADLREVINQPFGVTETKGAYDVIVNVNGGGYSGQSGAIRHGIARALLEVDPDFRGALKRAGLLTRDARMVERKKPGLKKARKASQFSKR, from the coding sequence TTGGCACAAGTACAATATAGCGGCACTGGCCGTCGTAAAAAATCTGTTGCCCGCGTACGTTTAGTACCAGGTACTGGTAAAATTACTGTAAACAAAAAAGACGTTGAAGAATATATTCCACACGCTGACTTGCGTGAAGTTATCAACCAACCATTTGGCGTAACTGAAACTAAAGGCGCTTATGATGTTATCGTAAACGTAAACGGTGGAGGCTACTCTGGTCAATCAGGTGCGATCCGTCACGGTATCGCTCGTGCATTGTTAGAAGTAGATCCTGACTTCCGCGGAGCTTTAAAACGCGCTGGACTTCTTACTCGTGATGCCCGTATGGTAGAACGTAAAAAACCAGGTTTGAAAAAAGCCAGAAAAGCAAGCCAATTCTCAAAACGTTAA
- a CDS encoding tyrosine-type recombinase/integrase, whose translation MPKIKEVKKKDGTTVYKAQVYLGMNPATGKPKYTTITGNAYKLVEDEVNKTIADRIDKKTVKNNNITFKQAYEEWFELHKKNVKPSTVETVESKMNAILPYLAHYKVRKITPAICQRMLNDMVESKRYKRSSAANYRMYCNMIFSYCIKNDYLAKNPMEYITVPKIADDFIYSDEDSQETRKYWLKSEVVEFLKIAEKELKFFDYVMFRMLLFTGIRKGELHALHWNDVNFATGELRIAKTLVNINKQDILQKPKSKASNRTIILDENTMDLLKRWKQIIREEYIVFGNRKLWDNNPPIFSEPSGKYFTLSHLNNVMNYNFYVHHPDFYKITIHQMRHTHASLLFESGASLKDVQAKLGHEEMQTTMNIYTHVTETKSKKTVDNFASFMEI comes from the coding sequence ATGCCTAAAATTAAAGAAGTAAAAAAGAAAGATGGCACTACAGTTTACAAAGCCCAGGTCTATTTAGGTATGAATCCAGCAACAGGCAAACCAAAGTACACAACGATTACTGGCAATGCATATAAACTAGTCGAAGATGAAGTCAATAAGACCATAGCTGACAGGATCGATAAAAAGACTGTTAAGAATAATAATATTACATTTAAGCAAGCTTATGAAGAGTGGTTCGAGCTGCATAAGAAAAACGTTAAACCATCGACTGTTGAAACTGTTGAAAGTAAAATGAATGCTATTTTACCATACTTAGCTCATTATAAAGTCCGAAAGATAACACCTGCCATTTGTCAGAGAATGCTAAATGACATGGTCGAATCCAAACGATACAAACGATCATCTGCTGCAAACTATAGGATGTATTGCAACATGATTTTTAGTTACTGCATAAAAAATGATTATTTAGCTAAAAATCCGATGGAGTATATCACAGTACCAAAGATAGCCGATGATTTTATTTATAGTGATGAAGATAGTCAAGAAACTAGAAAGTACTGGCTCAAATCGGAAGTTGTTGAATTTCTAAAAATTGCAGAAAAAGAACTAAAGTTTTTTGACTATGTCATGTTTCGTATGTTGCTTTTCACTGGTATAAGAAAAGGTGAATTGCACGCTCTGCATTGGAACGATGTAAACTTCGCTACTGGTGAACTAAGAATTGCCAAAACCCTTGTGAATATCAATAAACAAGATATCCTGCAGAAGCCAAAATCTAAAGCATCCAATCGAACTATTATATTAGATGAAAACACAATGGATCTATTAAAACGATGGAAACAAATTATTCGCGAAGAATATATAGTTTTTGGCAATAGAAAGCTTTGGGATAATAATCCTCCAATTTTTAGCGAGCCTAGCGGAAAATATTTCACCTTATCACATCTAAATAATGTGATGAACTACAATTTCTATGTACATCATCCAGATTTTTATAAAATCACTATACATCAGATGAGACACACTCATGCATCTTTACTGTTTGAAAGCGGGGCAAGTCTAAAAGATGTTCAAGCAAAATTGGGCCATGAAGAAATGCAAACGACAATGAATATCTATACTCATGTTACTGAGACAAAATCAAAGAAAACTGTTGATAATTTCGCTAGTTTTATGGAAATTTGA
- a CDS encoding argininosuccinate synthase → MKEKVVLAYSGGLDTSVAVKWLVDEGYDVIAYCLDVGEKKDLDFIKKKALEVGASASYTIDAKEEFAQDFALIALQGHTFYEQSYPLVSALSRPLIAKKLVELAHETGATTIAHGCTGKGNDQVRFEVAINALAPELKVIAPVREWKWSREEEINYAKEKGVPVPADLDNPYSVDQNLWGRANECGILEDPWATPPEGAYELTVSLEDAPDTPDIIELTFVEGVPTAINGKEMLLSDLILELNELAGKHGIGRIDHVENRLVGIKSREVYECPAAITLMAAHKELEDLTFVREVAHFKPIIENQLSQIIYNGLWFNPLTDALIAFLKSTQKYVNGVVRVKLFKGHAIVEGRKSANSLYNENLATYTSADTFDQDAAVGFIKLWGLPTKVNAEVQASLHKNND, encoded by the coding sequence ATGAAAGAAAAAGTTGTTTTAGCTTATTCCGGAGGTTTAGATACCTCTGTTGCTGTTAAATGGTTGGTCGATGAAGGCTATGATGTGATCGCTTATTGTTTAGATGTTGGCGAGAAGAAAGATTTAGACTTCATCAAGAAAAAAGCATTGGAAGTTGGTGCTTCTGCTTCTTATACAATCGATGCTAAAGAAGAATTCGCGCAAGATTTTGCGTTGATCGCATTGCAAGGACATACCTTTTATGAACAATCTTATCCATTGGTTTCTGCTCTTTCACGTCCTTTGATCGCTAAAAAATTAGTCGAACTTGCTCATGAGACTGGTGCGACAACGATCGCTCACGGCTGTACAGGAAAAGGGAATGATCAGGTCCGTTTTGAAGTGGCGATCAATGCTCTTGCACCTGAGCTGAAAGTTATTGCACCTGTTCGTGAATGGAAGTGGTCACGGGAAGAAGAGATCAACTATGCTAAAGAAAAAGGTGTACCGGTTCCTGCTGATTTAGACAATCCTTACTCTGTCGATCAGAACTTATGGGGACGTGCCAATGAATGCGGTATCCTAGAAGATCCTTGGGCAACTCCACCAGAAGGTGCTTACGAACTGACGGTCAGCTTGGAAGATGCACCAGATACACCAGATATTATCGAGCTGACATTTGTTGAAGGCGTACCGACAGCGATCAATGGTAAGGAAATGTTATTATCTGATTTGATTTTAGAGTTGAATGAACTAGCAGGAAAACACGGTATCGGTCGGATCGATCATGTTGAAAACCGTTTGGTTGGGATCAAATCCCGTGAGGTTTATGAATGTCCTGCTGCGATCACATTGATGGCTGCTCATAAAGAGCTGGAAGATTTAACGTTTGTCCGTGAAGTCGCTCATTTTAAACCGATCATTGAAAATCAGCTATCTCAAATCATTTACAATGGTTTGTGGTTCAACCCGCTGACAGACGCTTTGATCGCTTTCTTGAAGTCTACACAAAAATACGTCAACGGCGTAGTTCGTGTGAAGCTTTTCAAAGGTCACGCAATCGTTGAAGGACGTAAATCAGCGAACAGCTTATACAACGAAAACTTGGCAACCTATACTTCTGCTGACACCTTCGACCAAGATGCAGCTGTTGGTTTCATCAAGCTTTGGGGACTTCCAACCAAAGTTAACGCTGAAGTCCAAGCATCTTTGCATAAAAACAACGATTAG
- a CDS encoding DUF5105 domain-containing protein produces the protein MKKLWFVPLIVVGFLLTSCGAKGISAEEAGELLIDQLIYQKEGNKFKKEFRDGEQASKELDENSKKFEENFASGLSSAGATVKEEQSSQLTKELLQQAREKTSYKVVQIDENKKGATISYYVTGLDLVSAMQEMTRELVKKTMESSDLANNDQKTLDATFSILEERVQTIKIKTDPVELKIRLEKEKGKWFVPKDQKDAVFNLFLAFIAGTESEDAMNEELEVAMNEVAKEIIDSLDSQPIVNND, from the coding sequence ATGAAGAAATTATGGTTTGTCCCGTTGATAGTTGTTGGATTTCTTCTGACAAGTTGCGGGGCAAAGGGAATTTCAGCAGAAGAAGCCGGCGAGCTATTGATCGATCAGCTTATTTATCAAAAAGAAGGCAATAAATTCAAAAAAGAATTTCGAGATGGTGAACAGGCCAGTAAAGAATTGGATGAAAATAGTAAAAAATTTGAAGAAAATTTTGCTAGTGGCTTGTCTTCTGCTGGTGCAACAGTGAAAGAAGAACAATCGAGCCAGTTAACGAAAGAACTTTTGCAGCAAGCGAGAGAGAAAACGTCATATAAAGTTGTCCAAATCGATGAGAATAAAAAAGGTGCGACAATTTCATATTACGTTACAGGTTTAGATTTAGTCAGTGCGATGCAGGAAATGACAAGAGAATTAGTTAAGAAAACAATGGAGAGCTCTGACCTTGCCAATAATGATCAAAAAACGCTAGATGCCACCTTTTCAATTTTAGAAGAACGTGTTCAAACGATCAAGATCAAAACAGATCCGGTGGAACTTAAGATTCGGCTAGAAAAAGAAAAAGGGAAATGGTTTGTCCCGAAAGATCAAAAAGATGCAGTCTTCAACCTTTTTCTAGCATTCATTGCTGGTACTGAAAGTGAAGATGCGATGAATGAAGAGTTGGAAGTGGCGATGAATGAGGTCGCTAAAGAAATTATTGATTCGTTGGACTCCCAACCGATCGTAAATAATGATTAA
- a CDS encoding gluconokinase has translation MKEIAIGVDIGTTQTKAVGFNEDGTVRTSAYIRYPLIQEAEGMAEQDVEQIFQAVVSCISQVVSAVQPLEISVISFSTAMHGLIAVDKKGQPLTRVITWADNRAEKYAEAFKNTLLGQTVYQNTGMPMHPMTPFHKIRWLKEQHAEIFARAEKFIGMKEYVFYRFFNRYITDFSTASGTGFFNIHTLDWDRQALDEMQITQEQLPLLASPTYQMTGLNKELAEQIGVTEQTIFVLGGADGPLSNLGLGAIAKGTATLTVGTSGALRYIVDQPYTHPQAETFCCLLDEKHWVIGGATSNGAGIFDWACENLLKEVQLDARIAGKNSYDAVMEQVKEVPVGAKGLLFHPYLLGERAPLWDAEAAGSFVGLKRNHDDKVMMRAVIEGICLNFKRILTELEELGGPVQEIRATGGFADSEVFKEIMADVLGYELSLTESIEASALGAVLLGWQSVGKINDLEQACKNVQIYETVIPTPSRNQIYQQLYPIYLATQQQLSASYHQLAKLRADLDGLFDR, from the coding sequence ATGAAAGAAATAGCGATCGGTGTAGATATCGGAACGACACAAACAAAAGCAGTTGGCTTTAACGAAGATGGAACTGTTCGGACATCAGCGTATATTCGCTATCCGTTGATCCAAGAAGCAGAGGGAATGGCAGAGCAGGATGTAGAGCAAATTTTTCAAGCGGTTGTCTCCTGTATTAGCCAAGTAGTATCAGCCGTTCAGCCCTTAGAGATTTCTGTGATTTCATTTTCAACGGCGATGCATGGGTTGATTGCCGTAGATAAGAAAGGCCAGCCATTGACACGAGTGATTACTTGGGCGGATAATCGAGCAGAAAAATATGCAGAAGCATTCAAAAATACGTTGCTGGGACAAACGGTTTATCAGAATACAGGGATGCCGATGCACCCGATGACGCCATTTCACAAAATTCGTTGGCTGAAGGAGCAGCATGCAGAAATTTTTGCCCGAGCAGAAAAATTTATTGGCATGAAAGAGTATGTTTTTTATCGCTTTTTCAATCGATATATCACTGATTTTAGCACAGCTTCAGGAACTGGTTTTTTTAATATTCATACTCTTGACTGGGATCGCCAGGCGCTAGACGAAATGCAGATTACACAAGAACAGTTACCGTTGTTAGCTTCACCTACATATCAAATGACAGGACTAAATAAAGAGTTAGCTGAACAAATAGGGGTAACAGAGCAAACGATTTTTGTTTTGGGAGGAGCCGATGGTCCCTTATCTAATTTAGGCCTTGGGGCGATAGCAAAAGGTACAGCAACGTTAACCGTAGGCACTAGCGGCGCTTTACGTTATATCGTTGATCAACCGTATACACATCCGCAGGCGGAAACCTTCTGTTGTTTGCTGGACGAAAAACATTGGGTCATTGGTGGTGCAACAAGTAATGGCGCAGGCATTTTTGATTGGGCCTGTGAAAATTTACTTAAGGAAGTACAGTTGGATGCACGAATTGCCGGGAAAAATTCCTATGATGCTGTGATGGAACAGGTGAAGGAAGTACCAGTGGGTGCTAAGGGATTATTATTTCATCCTTATTTACTTGGGGAGCGGGCACCATTATGGGATGCCGAAGCTGCCGGTAGTTTTGTCGGCTTAAAACGAAATCATGATGATAAAGTGATGATGCGGGCAGTGATAGAAGGAATCTGCTTGAACTTTAAAAGGATACTGACTGAGTTGGAAGAATTGGGCGGTCCTGTACAGGAAATACGAGCAACTGGCGGATTTGCAGATTCTGAGGTGTTTAAAGAAATCATGGCAGATGTTTTAGGCTATGAATTATCATTGACGGAAAGTATTGAAGCATCAGCTTTAGGTGCTGTTTTGCTTGGTTGGCAGAGCGTAGGAAAAATCAATGATTTAGAACAGGCTTGTAAAAATGTGCAGATTTATGAAACTGTGATCCCAACACCGTCTAGGAATCAGATCTATCAGCAACTATATCCGATATACTTGGCTACGCAGCAGCAATTGTCGGCAAGTTATCATCAGTTGGCAAAATTGAGAGCTGATTTAGACGGACTTTTTGATCGATAA
- a CDS encoding Dps family protein, with translation MKFEQTKEVLNQLVADLSQFSVVIHQTHWYMRGPEFLTLHPKMDELMDEINDQLDVISERLITLDGAPYSTLQEFADHTGIEDEIGTYERTIPERMEKLVEGYRYLADLYQKGIDVSGDEGDDSTQDIFIANKTDIEKNIWMLQAKLGKAPGIDADSRTKTR, from the coding sequence ATGAAATTTGAACAAACAAAAGAAGTCTTGAACCAACTAGTTGCAGATTTAAGCCAGTTTTCAGTAGTGATCCACCAAACACATTGGTATATGCGTGGACCAGAATTCTTGACGCTACACCCAAAAATGGATGAGCTTATGGACGAAATCAATGACCAGTTAGATGTTATTTCTGAACGTTTGATCACATTAGACGGCGCTCCATATTCAACATTACAAGAATTTGCTGACCATACTGGAATTGAAGATGAAATTGGTACGTATGAACGTACGATTCCTGAACGTATGGAAAAATTAGTAGAAGGCTACCGTTACTTAGCTGATCTATATCAAAAAGGAATTGACGTGTCTGGCGATGAAGGCGACGATTCTACACAAGATATCTTTATTGCAAATAAAACAGATATCGAAAAAAATATTTGGATGTTGCAAGCAAAATTAGGCAAAGCGCCTGGTATCGATGCAGATTCACGTACGAAAACTCGTTAA
- the argH gene encoding argininosuccinate lyase — translation MKKLWGGRFEGKSEAWIDAFGASIPFDQQLAQQDITGSLAHVKMLAKTGILTQDEAGQITNGLKTLQVKLAAGELEFSIENEDIHLNIETHLHDEIGPVAGKLHTGRSRNDQVATDMHLYLKETVQEVIEKIQLFRQVLVQKAEENIETIMPGYTHLQHAQPISFGHHMMAYYGMLTRDQERFSESLKRIDISPLGCAALAGTTFPIDRAYSAELLGFSSIYDNSLDGVSDRDFILEFLSNSSIMMMHLSRFCEEIILWCSHEFQFIELTDTFSTGSSIMPQKKNPDMAELIRGKSGRVYGNLFSLLTVLKGLPLAYNKDLQEDKEGMFDTAQTILTSLEIIAGMVETMSLNKETMEKSTEKDFSNATELADYLANKGLPFRQAHEIVGKLVLDCTKKGIYLQDIPLEEYQAVTPLIEADIYQTLASKTAIERRHSYGGTGFDQVRAAVERGKEALKKEDKKNTTK, via the coding sequence ATGAAGAAATTATGGGGCGGTCGTTTTGAAGGTAAAAGTGAGGCCTGGATCGATGCATTTGGTGCTTCGATCCCTTTCGATCAACAATTAGCGCAACAAGATATTACTGGCAGTTTGGCCCATGTCAAAATGTTGGCGAAAACGGGGATTTTAACCCAAGATGAAGCAGGACAAATCACGAATGGTTTAAAGACTCTTCAAGTTAAATTAGCTGCAGGCGAGCTGGAATTCAGCATAGAAAATGAAGATATCCATCTTAATATCGAAACGCATTTACATGATGAAATCGGTCCTGTAGCCGGAAAACTCCACACTGGACGTAGCCGAAATGATCAAGTAGCAACAGATATGCACCTATATTTGAAAGAAACAGTTCAAGAGGTTATTGAAAAAATTCAGCTTTTCCGCCAAGTATTAGTGCAAAAAGCTGAGGAAAACATCGAGACGATCATGCCTGGATATACCCATTTGCAGCATGCTCAGCCTATTTCATTCGGGCATCATATGATGGCTTATTACGGCATGCTGACACGCGATCAGGAGCGTTTTTCTGAAAGTCTAAAACGAATCGATATTTCACCTTTAGGCTGTGCTGCTTTAGCAGGCACGACTTTTCCGATCGACCGAGCGTATTCGGCTGAGTTATTAGGGTTCTCTTCTATTTACGATAATAGTCTGGATGGTGTTAGTGATCGAGATTTTATCTTAGAATTTCTGAGTAACAGTTCGATCATGATGATGCATCTTTCTCGTTTTTGCGAGGAAATCATTTTGTGGTGCAGTCATGAATTTCAGTTCATTGAACTGACAGATACCTTCTCTACAGGAAGTTCGATCATGCCGCAGAAAAAGAATCCGGACATGGCGGAATTGATACGCGGAAAGTCAGGCCGCGTATATGGCAATTTATTCAGCCTTTTAACGGTTTTAAAAGGGTTGCCTTTAGCTTATAACAAGGATCTTCAAGAAGACAAAGAAGGCATGTTTGACACAGCACAGACGATTCTAACTAGCTTAGAGATCATAGCTGGCATGGTCGAAACAATGTCCTTAAATAAAGAAACCATGGAAAAATCGACTGAAAAAGATTTTTCGAACGCCACTGAACTTGCTGATTATCTTGCTAATAAAGGCTTACCTTTCCGCCAAGCGCACGAAATCGTTGGGAAATTAGTACTTGATTGTACGAAAAAAGGGATATACTTGCAGGATATTCCTTTAGAGGAATATCAAGCAGTAACACCACTTATTGAAGCGGATATCTATCAAACGTTAGCTTCAAAAACAGCCATTGAGCGCCGTCATTCCTATGGTGGTACTGGCTTCGACCAAGTAAGAGCGGCTGTCGAACGCGGAAAAGAAGCATTAAAAAAAGAAGACAAAAAAAACACTACAAAATAA
- a CDS encoding minor capsid protein, with protein MNTKTQQAILNYINSKKELSFEGIDRSKVYNSVIAFIEEGGNPRTYTEEIMQFTGYEYDLCNDILLNSLKKYQAITAKEKMIAAGILAFEWSDSGDKRVCSDCSQRNGKVYFFSDNPVFPGEQEGCRCVAYALDEFELADYLNKSI; from the coding sequence ATGAATACTAAGACTCAACAAGCAATTTTGAATTATATCAACTCAAAAAAGGAATTATCTTTTGAAGGAATTGATCGTTCTAAAGTTTATAATTCAGTTATAGCTTTTATTGAAGAAGGTGGAAACCCTCGCACATATACAGAAGAAATTATGCAATTTACTGGTTATGAATATGATTTATGTAATGATATCCTTCTAAATTCATTGAAAAAGTATCAAGCTATCACAGCAAAAGAAAAAATGATCGCTGCAGGTATTTTGGCCTTTGAATGGTCCGATAGTGGGGATAAACGCGTATGTTCGGATTGTTCACAACGAAATGGGAAAGTTTACTTTTTTTCTGACAATCCCGTTTTCCCTGGGGAACAAGAAGGCTGTAGGTGTGTTGCATATGCACTAGATGAATTTGAGTTAGCAGACTATTTAAATAAGAGTATTTAA
- a CDS encoding prepilin peptidase, which translates to MWLFRFIIGSVVGSFLCLVAERVPIGKSIVVPASQCSECHTKLGFFELIPIISIILLRFRCRYCYHRLPVSYLFSEFIVGFLFLLTDFGNSYSMYIFFFSLVAFTLTLTDIFYLIVEPKLFFPFILLLFSFHYSLKLPFHIITGVFLFIILTSLNHLFTEAIGGGDILLITSWGVLLGNKSLILLLFIASGCALFVSLLFRLILKQKIKQLPFVPFLAFALFLILYLDK; encoded by the coding sequence ATGTGGTTGTTTCGGTTTATTATTGGCAGTGTGGTCGGTTCTTTTCTTTGCTTAGTTGCTGAAAGAGTGCCGATCGGGAAGTCTATTGTTGTTCCTGCATCACAGTGTTCAGAGTGTCATACCAAATTAGGATTTTTCGAGTTGATTCCAATTATCTCCATTATTTTATTAAGATTTCGCTGCCGTTACTGTTATCATAGATTGCCAGTCAGTTATTTGTTTAGTGAGTTTATTGTTGGTTTTCTATTTCTATTGACAGATTTTGGTAACAGTTATTCCATGTACATTTTCTTCTTTTCGCTTGTCGCTTTTACTTTGACCTTGACTGATATCTTTTATTTGATTGTGGAGCCTAAGCTATTTTTCCCTTTCATATTGTTGCTATTTAGCTTTCACTATTCTCTAAAATTGCCATTTCATATAATTACCGGCGTCTTCCTATTTATCATTCTGACTAGCTTAAATCACCTATTCACGGAAGCTATCGGAGGTGGGGATATTCTTTTAATTACCTCTTGGGGAGTGCTGCTTGGCAATAAATCATTGATTTTGCTATTATTTATTGCCAGTGGTTGTGCATTATTTGTTTCATTATTGTTTCGTCTCATTTTAAAACAAAAAATAAAACAGCTTCCGTTTGTTCCATTTTTAGCATTCGCCTTATTTCTGATACTTTATCTAGATAAATAA
- the rplM gene encoding 50S ribosomal protein L13, whose product MAKTGEVERKWYVVDATDVPLGRLSAVVASILRGKNKPTFTPHVDTGDFVIVINADQVKLTGNKATDKIYYRHSQYPGGLKSVTAGELRDKNSRRLIENSIKGMLPKNTLGRKQLTKLNVYGGAEHPHAAQQPEVLDITNLI is encoded by the coding sequence ATGGCCAAAACTGGCGAAGTAGAACGTAAATGGTACGTAGTAGACGCAACTGATGTTCCTTTGGGACGCCTTTCAGCTGTGGTTGCTTCTATCCTACGTGGAAAAAATAAACCAACATTCACACCTCATGTGGATACTGGAGATTTCGTAATTGTAATCAATGCGGATCAAGTGAAATTAACTGGAAACAAAGCAACTGACAAAATTTACTACCGTCATAGCCAATACCCAGGTGGATTGAAATCTGTTACTGCTGGTGAATTGCGTGATAAAAATTCTCGTCGTTTGATCGAAAACTCAATCAAAGGCATGCTACCTAAAAACACTTTAGGCCGCAAACAATTGACTAAATTGAACGTGTACGGTGGCGCTGAGCATCCACATGCTGCACAACAACCAGAAGTATTAGATATCACTAACCTAATTTAA
- a CDS encoding Abi family protein: protein MLDKPFKTIEEQIELIKSRGLMIFDEERAKQILMDIPYYSLLNGYKDLFKHPIKKDLYNPSASFELFYYVYLIDLQFNSIVLKYILMIEKSLKAKVSYVVAKNIGASQIDYMDSRNYSNRNNKLRSTLSQLQEVINDCRSGTPTKYYKDNKNHIPPWILTNDIMFGLVQQWYSILPADSKIEVCNKFFSSKYESFDLQEKQQLLSNGLDLLRAFRNKAAHGGRTFNFKQSHKTINNTIYSFTSEKTIKLSEYRSTEIGKNDFFSILIIITLFLNEPISLQQWFDELNSIEHTINSQKIIDRQGYQVFNLPSNFIERLENLVV, encoded by the coding sequence TTGCTAGATAAACCATTTAAAACAATTGAAGAACAAATAGAGCTGATTAAGTCAAGAGGATTAATGATTTTTGATGAGGAACGAGCTAAACAAATTCTAATGGATATCCCTTACTATTCATTATTAAACGGTTATAAAGATCTATTCAAGCATCCAATTAAAAAAGACCTATATAACCCTTCTGCCTCTTTCGAATTATTCTATTATGTTTACTTGATCGACTTACAATTCAATAGTATTGTTTTAAAATATATATTAATGATTGAAAAATCATTAAAAGCAAAGGTTTCTTATGTAGTTGCCAAAAATATTGGAGCATCTCAGATAGATTATATGGATTCTCGAAACTACTCTAATCGAAATAATAAATTGAGGTCTACACTTTCACAATTACAAGAAGTTATAAATGATTGCCGTTCGGGGACTCCCACTAAATACTATAAAGATAATAAGAACCATATTCCACCATGGATTTTAACTAATGATATAATGTTTGGACTCGTACAACAATGGTACTCTATACTTCCTGCAGATTCTAAAATAGAAGTATGTAACAAGTTTTTCAGTTCAAAATATGAATCATTTGATTTACAAGAAAAACAGCAACTTTTATCCAATGGTCTTGATTTATTGAGAGCATTTAGAAATAAGGCTGCTCATGGCGGGCGGACATTCAACTTCAAACAGAGTCATAAAACCATTAACAATACTATCTATTCATTCACTTCTGAAAAAACCATTAAACTCAGTGAATACAGAAGTACGGAAATAGGAAAAAATGATTTTTTTTCAATTTTAATTATAATTACCTTGTTTTTAAATGAACCTATATCTTTACAACAATGGTTTGACGAGCTGAACTCGATTGAACATACAATTAATTCTCAAAAAATTATAGATAGGCAAGGATATCAAGTGTTTAATTTACCAAGTAATTTTATTGAACGATTAGAAAATTTAGTAGTTTAA